The genomic window ACACGGCTCGTCCGAACAGCGCATGGCATGGCTCAAACGCGGTTTGGACAGCGGCGACATCAATCAATGCAACACTTTCGGCAATTGATTGAAACCGCAGTGAATGGTTATTTGATATAACCCCCAAAGGTCGTCTGAAAGCCTTCAGACGACCTTTGCCTATGTTAGAATAAGCCCGTTTTCCATTCACAATCACAAAGGAAACCATCATGGCAAACATTGCCCGCGACATCTTCAAAGCCTACGACATCCGAGGCATTGTCGGCAAAACCCTGACCAACGAAGCCGCCTACCTCATCGGCAAAGCCATCGCCACCCGAGCCGCCGAAAAAGGCATCACCCGCATCGCACTCGGACGCGACGGACGCTTGAGCGGTCCCGAATTGATGGAACACATCCAACGCGGCTTTACCGACAGCGGCATCGACGTCCTCAATGTCGGCATGGTCGCCACCCCCATGCTTTATTTCGCCGCCATCAACGAATGCGGCGGCAGCGGCGTGATGATTACCGGCAGCCACAACCCCCCCGATTACAACGGCTTCAAAATGATGCTCGGCGGCGACACCCTCGCAGGCGAAGCCATCCAAGGACTGCTCGCCCTGATCGAAGCCGACAAACTGACCGCTTCCGATAAAAAAGGCAGCGTAACCGAAAAAGACATTTCCAGCGAATACCACAACCACATCGTCGGCCACGTCAAACTCAAACGCCCCATGAAAATCGCCATCGACGCGGGCAACGGCGTAGGCGGCGCATTCGCAGGCAAGCTCTACAAAGGTTTGGGTAACGAAGTGACCGAACTTTTCTGCGAAGTGGACGGCAATTTCCCCAACCACCATCCCGACCCTTCCAAACCGAAAAACCTGCAAGATTTGATTGCCGCGCTGAAAAACAGCGACGCCGAAATCGGCTTGGCTTTTGACGGCGATGCCGACCGCTTGGGCGTCGTCACCAAAGACGGCAACATTATTTATCCCGACCGTCAGCTCATGCTGTTCGCCCAAGACGTTTTGAGCCGTAATCCCGGCGCGAAAGTCATCTTCGACGTCAAATCCACCCGCCTGCTCGCACCGTGGATTAAAGAACACGGCGGCGAACCCGTCATGGAGAAAACCGGCCACAGCTTCATCAAGTCCACCATGAAAAAAACCGGCGCGCTGGTTGCCGGCGAAATGAGCGGACACATTTTCTTCAAAGAACGCTGGTTCGGCTTCGACGACGGCATGTACGCCGGCGCGCGCCTCTTGGAAATCCTGTCTGCCTTTGACAATCCGTCCGAAGTCCTGAACAGCCTGCCGCAAAGCATTTCCACGCCCGAACTCAACATCGACCTGCCCGAAGGCAGCAACGGCCATCAGGTTATCGACGAACTCGCCGCCAAAGCCAAATTCGAAGGCGCGACCGAAATCATCACCATCGACGGTCTGCGCGTAGAATTCCCCGACGGCTTCGGCCTGATGCGCGCCTCCAATACCACACCGATTTTGGTGTTGCGCTTCGAGGCAGATTCCGACGAAGCCATCGGGCGGATTCAAAACCAGTTCAAAGCCGTCATCGAAAGCAATCCCGCGCTGAAATGGCCGCTGTAAACGGTTAACGCTTTAAAGCTCGAAAGGTCGTCTGAAAACAGAAATGCAGATACTGCCAAACTGTTTTCAGACGACCTTTTGCTGTTTTCTGAATTTAATATCCCTTCCCCTAGAGACGAATTCAATTTCATGTCAGTCATGACTGGCGCTTATTACAATCGCAACTCTTCAAAATGGTTACTTACCGTAACATTTGAAACAGTAGGAAAATCCATCAGTTCTGGGTTGATTATGTAATTTGTCAAACTATCAGAAGGATTCAAATGGTAAATAGTCGTCAAAACATTAACAAAAAACCTTTCCCCTTTTACCGTTATTTTTTCATCGACATCCGTTATAAAATAAATTTCCCTATCTTTCAGATATATGATTTGATTTCTCTTCAAATCTACCGTCCATTCCTCAATCGATTTATTCATGAGTGCATTTTGAATATACAGTTCAAACTGATGGCCATAAGAAAAATCTATTCCTACTTTAATAAATAAATCATCTCCAAAAAATTTGGATTCAAAATCAGCCCATAGCTCATCTTGAAATTTTTTATTTACTTCTTTTATGAAATCATTAAATTCAATCATCTGATTACCTCCGACGGCAGCTTTATATAAGCTGCTTGATTAGTTGTCCGATGGACATCTGCGCTTTTGCTGCCCCTTAAAAATCTCAAAGGATTATAGTCGGGTCGTCTGAAAACCGATATCAACCCTCTCCCCCTCTCCCAATCCAGAATATAACGAAATCGCATTAAATTAAAACCAAGCATTCTTTCCGTTTTTCAGACGACCTGTTTACAGTATCGCCACTGTTTTCAGAAAAATCACCATTCAACCAAACAATTAAAGCCGCGCAGGCAACGATCTGCCTCAAGCAGCCGTCCGCACAAAGGAACCGACATGACCCCGGCCAACCCGCTTCCCAACGAACTTTCCGCACAACTCGCCGCCCTCTCGCCTACACAGCTCGCTTGGCTTTCCGGCTACTGCTGGGCGCAAAGTCAAGGGGCGGCGGGCGGTTTGAGTGTTTCCGCAGCTCCCGCCGTTGCAGCCCCCGCGCGACGCGTGTTGGTCTTATCCGCCTCGCAAACGGGCAATGCGCGCGGCGTTGCCGAATCTTTACACGCCAAACTCAAAAACGCCGACGTAGAAGCCGTATTGAGCAGCGCGGGTGACTTCAAAAGCAAAACCCTGCCCGATGAAGACATCGTGTTATTGGTAACATCCACGCAAGGCGAGGGCGAGCCGCCCGAAGAAGCCCTGCCGCTGTATAAATTCGTCTTCGGCAAAAAAGCCCCCGATTTGGGCAAACTCACTTTTGCCGTCTTAGGTTTGGGCGATTCTTCCTATCCCAATTTCTGCCAAGCGGGCAAAGACTTTGACGCCCAATTTGCCGAACTGGGCGCACGTCGTCTGAACGACTTGGGCATCTGCGATTTAGAGTTCCAAAGCGCCGCCGACGCGTGGATAGAAGCCGTCGTCCCCCTAGTTGCCGAGCTTGCCGCGCAAACCGCCGCCGCATCCGTGGCAACCCCTGCCGCCCCTCAAACCGCAGGCACTGTCTATACCAAAGACAAACCCTATACCGCCACCCTGTCCGTCCGCCAAAAAATCACGTCCCGCTCCGCCGAAAAAGACGTGGAGCACATCGAAATCGACCTGTCCGGTTCCGGACTGCACTATCAGGCAGGCGACGCATTGGGCGTACTCCCGCTCAACGCTCCCGCTTTGGTTCAAGAAATCCTCGATTTGCACCAATTAAGCGGCGAAGAAAAAATCCGCCTTTCAGACGACCTCGAAACCGACATCCGCACCGCCCTGACCGAGTCCGCCGACATCACGCAAAACACGCCGGCACTCGTGCAGCAATACGCCGAATTGTCCGGCAGCGAAGAACTCAAAACCACAGCCGCCGACAAAACCCGATTGGACGCCTACCTCGCCGCCACCCCGCCCGTCGGCGTCTTCGCCGCCTACCCCCATCCCTTGGACGCGCAAACCCTGTTCCAACTTTTCCGCCCCCAAACCCCGCGCCTTTACTCCATCGCCTCCGCGCAAGACGAAGTCGGCGAAGAAGTCCACCTGACCGTCGGCGTCGTCCGCTTCGAACACCACGGCAACACCTACACCGGCGCAGCCTCAGGCTATCTGGGCGAACGCCTTGAAGAAGGTGGTGAAGTACGCGTTTTCGTCGAACCCAACCCCAACTTCCGCCTGCCCGCCGACGGCGACACCCCCGTCATCATGATAGGCGCAGGCACAGGCATCGCTCCCTTCCGCGCCTTCATGCAGCAACGCGCCGCCAACGGCGACAACGGCAAAAACTGGCTCATCTTCGGCAACCAACGCCTCGCCGACGACTTCCTGTACCAGCTTGAATGGAGCGATTACCGCAAAGACGGCACCCTCACACGCGCCGACTTGGCATGGAGCAGGCAGGGCGAACACAAAGTCTATGTCCAACACAAAATCGCCGAACACGCCGCCGAAGTCTGGAACTGGCTGCAACAAGGCGCACACCTCTACGTCTGCGGCGACGCCATCCGCATGGCACGCGACGTAGAAACCTCCCTGCTCAACGTCATCGAAACCCAAGGCAAACTCAGCCGCGACGATGCCGAAGACTATCTCAACGAAATGCGCGAAGACAAACGCTACCAACGCGACGTCTATTGATACCGCCCCAAACGAAAGGTCGTCTGAAAAGCCCAAATCGGGTTTTCAGACGACGGCGAATTCGTATTTGAAGTACATCAATTACAGAAACGGCAGCATACGGTCTTTCCTGCAAGAAAGATTGATATGGGCTCTACACACAACTGACCTAGACGATAAAATTAAAAGTCAGGACAGTTGAAGAATATTGCAGGACATGTCATCTAAAACACAAAACCATTTTCAGACGACTTTTTATGTTGAAAAATATGAACAGACACACGATAAATTCCGCCTTCTGCGCAATCTATGAGCTACCCTGCCAGTTGCGGGAAAATGGATTTCAATCCGGCAACGATGATTTCTACGGAGACGGCGGCAAGCATCATGCCCATGATACGGTTAAGGATGGTCAGTCCTGTCGTACCCAGTTTTTTGCTGATTCGTCCTGCAACAACGAGGATGGCGTAGCAAATCAGGCTGACAAGGAAGCCTGCGGCGAGAATCAAAGCAATATCGCTGTAATTTTTGGCGGCTGAGGCGTAGATGATGACGGTGGAGATACCGCCCGGACCGATGGTGATGGGGATGGCGACGGGAACGACGGCGATGGCTTTGGCGTTTTTTTGGATGTGTGGTACAACACCCTCTTCCTTGTCGCCACCGATATTTTGTTTGGCGGGGTTATCGTTGCCGTTCATCATGGAGATGGCGATAAGCAATACCAAAATACCGCCGCCGACTTGGAAAGAGCCGACGCTGAT from Neisseria sp. DTU_2020_1000833_1_SI_GRL_NUU_006 includes these protein-coding regions:
- a CDS encoding phosphomannomutase/phosphoglucomutase — encoded protein: MANIARDIFKAYDIRGIVGKTLTNEAAYLIGKAIATRAAEKGITRIALGRDGRLSGPELMEHIQRGFTDSGIDVLNVGMVATPMLYFAAINECGGSGVMITGSHNPPDYNGFKMMLGGDTLAGEAIQGLLALIEADKLTASDKKGSVTEKDISSEYHNHIVGHVKLKRPMKIAIDAGNGVGGAFAGKLYKGLGNEVTELFCEVDGNFPNHHPDPSKPKNLQDLIAALKNSDAEIGLAFDGDADRLGVVTKDGNIIYPDRQLMLFAQDVLSRNPGAKVIFDVKSTRLLAPWIKEHGGEPVMEKTGHSFIKSTMKKTGALVAGEMSGHIFFKERWFGFDDGMYAGARLLEILSAFDNPSEVLNSLPQSISTPELNIDLPEGSNGHQVIDELAAKAKFEGATEIITIDGLRVEFPDGFGLMRASNTTPILVLRFEADSDEAIGRIQNQFKAVIESNPALKWPL
- a CDS encoding assimilatory sulfite reductase (NADPH) flavoprotein subunit, coding for MTPANPLPNELSAQLAALSPTQLAWLSGYCWAQSQGAAGGLSVSAAPAVAAPARRVLVLSASQTGNARGVAESLHAKLKNADVEAVLSSAGDFKSKTLPDEDIVLLVTSTQGEGEPPEEALPLYKFVFGKKAPDLGKLTFAVLGLGDSSYPNFCQAGKDFDAQFAELGARRLNDLGICDLEFQSAADAWIEAVVPLVAELAAQTAAASVATPAAPQTAGTVYTKDKPYTATLSVRQKITSRSAEKDVEHIEIDLSGSGLHYQAGDALGVLPLNAPALVQEILDLHQLSGEEKIRLSDDLETDIRTALTESADITQNTPALVQQYAELSGSEELKTTAADKTRLDAYLAATPPVGVFAAYPHPLDAQTLFQLFRPQTPRLYSIASAQDEVGEEVHLTVGVVRFEHHGNTYTGAASGYLGERLEEGGEVRVFVEPNPNFRLPADGDTPVIMIGAGTGIAPFRAFMQQRAANGDNGKNWLIFGNQRLADDFLYQLEWSDYRKDGTLTRADLAWSRQGEHKVYVQHKIAEHAAEVWNWLQQGAHLYVCGDAIRMARDVETSLLNVIETQGKLSRDDAEDYLNEMREDKRYQRDVY
- a CDS encoding MarC family protein, with the translated sequence MELGVEIGKLLVAFLVLINPFSALSIYLDLTQDHSTKEKRRIARTAALAVFIVIAVFTLTGGMLLKILGISVGSFQVGGGILVLLIAISMMNGNDNPAKQNIGGDKEEGVVPHIQKNAKAIAVVPVAIPITIGPGGISTVIIYASAAKNYSDIALILAAGFLVSLICYAILVVAGRISKKLGTTGLTILNRIMGMMLAAVSVEIIVAGLKSIFPQLAG